Proteins co-encoded in one Coriobacterium glomerans PW2 genomic window:
- a CDS encoding PTS sugar transporter subunit IIA, which translates to MSKTNSGGFDIANVIDERLIALDLDVTTKEGMLEELVDRLEQHGRISDREGFLNDVMWREGEGKTGIGMGVAIPHGKSSGVTRTALAIGTTKHPLAWESLDDEPVHVVILFAVTEGDSDIVHLKLLQHVAMLLAHEAFVERLHKTRSACEMIELLESSPDDYDS; encoded by the coding sequence ATGTCAAAAACGAACAGTGGCGGGTTCGACATCGCGAACGTTATCGATGAGCGTCTCATCGCGCTCGATCTGGATGTTACGACCAAAGAGGGCATGCTCGAGGAGCTCGTCGATCGCTTGGAGCAGCACGGCAGGATCAGCGATCGCGAGGGCTTCCTCAACGACGTCATGTGGCGAGAGGGCGAGGGCAAAACCGGTATCGGCATGGGCGTGGCGATACCGCACGGTAAGTCCTCGGGAGTCACACGGACCGCGCTTGCGATCGGGACGACCAAGCACCCGCTTGCCTGGGAGTCACTCGACGATGAACCCGTGCACGTGGTGATTCTGTTCGCAGTGACCGAAGGGGATTCGGATATCGTGCACCTGAAGTTGCTCCAGCACGTCGCCATGCTGCTGGCGCACGAGGCATTCGTCGAGCGATTGCATAAGACGAGAAGCGCATGCGAAATGATCGAGCTTCTTGAATCGAGTCCAGACGACTACGACAGCTGA
- a CDS encoding PTS fructose transporter subunit IIC, producing the protein MLKKLQLKKHALTAISYMLPLVVASGLLIAIGNLTGGQVVKDVDELTIPSALTSLGVLGMGLLPSFIAGYIAYSIADRPGIAPGFLMGQIASFLGAGFLGGMIGGYLVGYICLMIENYVKVPKWAEALMPMMIIPTVSAIVGGLLMYFVLGTPITWLTQALTSFINGLDQNAKVAYGFIIGWLGCLDYGGPISKVPNLICDGLMLEGVYGPEGIKVLAAMVPPFAVAIALLLSKFVGKPIFKKTEQDNIGIAFPMGVCMISEGVIPIAMNDIIRTVFSTSIGCGICGAIAFASGVESMVPSGGVFVIPAMTNPIMAVVALLCGSAVSALLLVLVKKRLDPHEINDLEEPDADEQEVDLSSFSLS; encoded by the coding sequence ATGCTAAAAAAGCTGCAGCTCAAAAAGCATGCATTGACAGCGATCTCTTACATGCTGCCGCTTGTGGTCGCCTCCGGCCTTCTGATCGCGATCGGCAACCTGACCGGTGGCCAGGTGGTCAAAGATGTTGACGAGCTGACGATTCCAAGTGCCCTCACCTCGCTGGGCGTGCTCGGCATGGGGCTGCTGCCCTCGTTTATCGCGGGCTACATCGCCTATTCCATTGCAGATCGCCCAGGTATCGCTCCCGGCTTTCTCATGGGTCAGATCGCATCATTTCTGGGCGCAGGGTTTTTGGGTGGTATGATCGGAGGTTATCTCGTAGGTTATATCTGTCTCATGATCGAGAACTATGTAAAGGTTCCCAAATGGGCAGAAGCTCTCATGCCTATGATGATCATCCCCACGGTTTCGGCGATCGTTGGCGGATTGCTCATGTACTTCGTGCTCGGTACGCCCATCACATGGCTCACCCAGGCGCTCACGAGTTTTATCAATGGACTCGATCAGAACGCCAAGGTCGCATATGGATTCATCATCGGCTGGCTTGGCTGCCTCGATTACGGCGGACCGATATCGAAGGTTCCCAATCTCATTTGCGATGGTTTGATGCTCGAAGGGGTGTACGGACCAGAGGGAATCAAGGTGCTCGCTGCGATGGTTCCCCCGTTTGCTGTTGCGATCGCCCTGTTGCTGTCTAAGTTTGTCGGCAAGCCGATCTTCAAAAAGACAGAACAGGATAATATCGGCATTGCATTTCCGATGGGCGTCTGCATGATCTCAGAAGGCGTCATTCCGATCGCCATGAACGACATCATCCGAACAGTGTTCAGCACATCGATCGGTTGCGGAATATGCGGTGCGATCGCATTCGCTTCAGGTGTCGAGTCCATGGTTCCCTCCGGTGGAGTCTTCGTCATTCCCGCCATGACGAATCCGATCATGGCCGTCGTTGCTCTGCTCTGCGGATCCGCTGTGTCCGCGCTGCTTCTCGTGCTCGTCAAAAAACGTCTCGATCCGCATGAGATCAATGATCTCGAAGAACCCGATGCGGATGAGCAGGAGGTGGATCTGTCGTCCTTCAGTCTCTCGTAG
- a CDS encoding oligopeptide:H+ symporter, producing MASDAIAVPAPVDDKMEEIYNDTGFFGHPRGLAVLGTGNLFNSIAWASFNAIFIYYLYSPFSKGLGFTQGEAASIIAAQGVATSVLNMVGSWLADRVFGMRTALVLGNITKAIGFALVAIPDFTLEQGRICMFLGLIFLSVQLMGQSNNSLTAQLYRKSDDAKRDAAFTFHNIFNSVGGLLAPIIVGNISMLNYHIGFAIAGVAALAYSLTILLFSHRCFGELGRKPVKPLPPAGLRKVALISAVSIAIVAIAMAVSIVAGVMTFDNLLSVISTAGILIPLAFFFKLFTSKDISKKERRVFKPMGKLLTIQVYQAVIWAVTGPATLIYMDQYLNRDFMGFTFAPATFVSITAVFALIFNPIATYLWTATKTGASIRSLSKMALSYALGSVTLFVIPLTVTLATGKINPLWYILTMVVDTFTGAVGGPAGTSLIAKMAPKSYDTQIQTAFGQCTTIGNGIGMVVFMFATTAQQQIALFPWLGVGTILIGLYLRYDQKNLEAAIA from the coding sequence ATGGCAAGCGACGCTATTGCGGTTCCCGCTCCCGTTGATGACAAAATGGAGGAAATCTACAACGACACAGGTTTTTTCGGACACCCTCGTGGGCTCGCGGTGCTCGGCACCGGTAACCTATTCAACTCAATCGCGTGGGCCTCGTTCAATGCGATCTTCATCTATTATTTGTACTCACCTTTCTCAAAAGGACTCGGTTTCACTCAGGGTGAAGCGGCATCGATCATCGCAGCGCAGGGCGTGGCGACCAGCGTTCTCAATATGGTCGGAAGCTGGCTGGCCGATCGGGTTTTTGGGATGCGCACGGCGCTCGTGTTGGGCAACATCACCAAGGCTATCGGGTTCGCGTTGGTGGCCATTCCGGATTTCACGCTGGAACAGGGCAGGATCTGTATGTTCCTCGGTCTGATTTTCCTTTCGGTACAGCTGATGGGCCAGTCGAACAACTCGCTGACGGCCCAGCTCTATCGCAAGTCCGATGACGCCAAACGAGACGCCGCTTTTACATTCCACAACATCTTCAATAGCGTCGGCGGTCTGCTCGCCCCGATCATCGTGGGCAACATCTCGATGCTGAACTATCACATCGGCTTTGCGATCGCAGGGGTCGCAGCGCTCGCTTATAGTTTGACGATCTTGCTGTTCAGTCATCGCTGCTTCGGTGAGCTGGGCAGAAAACCGGTCAAGCCGTTGCCACCAGCTGGTCTGCGGAAGGTCGCGCTTATCTCTGCAGTTTCGATTGCGATCGTCGCGATCGCTATGGCCGTATCGATTGTAGCGGGGGTGATGACCTTCGACAATCTGCTCAGTGTGATCAGCACTGCGGGAATTCTGATCCCCCTCGCCTTCTTCTTCAAGCTCTTCACAAGCAAGGACATCTCAAAGAAGGAGCGCAGGGTCTTCAAACCGATGGGCAAGCTGCTGACGATTCAGGTGTATCAAGCCGTTATCTGGGCGGTCACCGGTCCGGCGACTCTGATCTACATGGATCAATATCTCAATCGGGACTTCATGGGATTCACGTTCGCGCCGGCTACCTTCGTCTCCATTACCGCCGTCTTCGCTCTTATCTTCAATCCGATCGCAACGTATCTCTGGACCGCTACAAAGACCGGTGCCAGCATACGGAGTCTGAGCAAGATGGCACTCAGCTACGCTTTGGGCTCTGTGACCCTGTTCGTTATCCCGCTGACGGTCACCCTTGCCACCGGAAAGATAAATCCGCTTTGGTACATTCTGACCATGGTAGTCGACACGTTCACGGGAGCTGTCGGCGGGCCCGCCGGAACGTCTCTCATCGCGAAGATGGCACCCAAGTCCTATGACACGCAGATCCAGACGGCGTTCGGCCAGTGCACCACTATAGGAAACGGCATCGGTATGGTGGTTTTCATGTTCGCCACGACCGCTCAGCAGCAGATCGCTCTCTTCCCGTGGCTTGGGGTCGGGACGATTCTCATTGGTCTTTATCTGCGCTATGACCAGAAGAATCTTGAGGCTGCGATTGCATAG
- a CDS encoding beta-L-arabinofuranosidase domain-containing protein has product MKTDEELVQEDIASLYLGNLRTVEFDLDLPSEGKNGSRIEWTVDDDRFLKPDGTVVRPSYGRGDRVVRLTGTLTRGSHRENKTFEVKILEERNKIDVKTVFPIELHHEPGETFYMPQAVAVETALGELLPQYVVWDGGEKRHYEVPGLYEITGHIDASDVPVRGSVVVEPGVTITSMRSKKMRPINLTCVRLAPGTPAAAAQQRRLSFLKQVDDDQMLINFRRAAHMDTKGAPEMIGWDTPDSNLRGHTTGHYLSALALAWAATGDETVHSKLSYMVHSLGEVQAAFRGQPGIHEGFLSAYDESQFDLLERYTPYPEIWAPYYTLHKILAGLLDSYRYAGNRQALEIAIGVGHWVYNRLSQLDPIQLKKMWAMYIAGEFGGMNESLAMLGAITGEESFVKAARFFDNDKLIFPALQKVDALGTLHANQHIPQVIGALSLYGVTHEESYYQVAEFFWHSVVAHHIYAFGGTGDGEMFQQPCEIAAKIDEFSAESCASYNMIKLTRDLYEYEPTADKMAYCENVLINHILSSTDHEGTGGSTYFMETQPGARKGFDTENSCCHGTGLESQFMYGQSIYYQGEGQLIVALYLASHLKTDDTDVTIDCDFNHPETVRIAIGRLEGKLVLRHPDWSDRMTVSINGAAARIAEKDGYVTVEDSLAPGDEITVRLNPELRLIPTPDDPNRVAIGYGPFVLAALRDETSYQTLDVSDDAALKSLLVKDADSVRFSAGSEIFVPLYTIDDESYEIYFNQR; this is encoded by the coding sequence ATGAAAACAGATGAGGAACTGGTTCAAGAGGACATCGCCAGCCTGTACCTGGGCAATCTGCGAACCGTGGAATTCGATCTCGATTTACCGAGTGAGGGGAAGAATGGCTCGAGAATCGAGTGGACCGTCGACGACGATCGGTTTCTGAAGCCGGATGGAACGGTCGTGCGCCCCAGCTACGGCCGAGGTGATCGCGTCGTGCGGCTGACGGGGACTCTCACACGCGGTTCCCACCGTGAGAACAAGACATTCGAGGTCAAGATTCTCGAGGAGCGCAACAAGATCGACGTGAAGACGGTCTTCCCGATCGAACTTCACCACGAGCCGGGTGAAACGTTCTACATGCCACAGGCTGTTGCGGTCGAAACCGCGCTCGGTGAGTTGCTGCCGCAATACGTCGTCTGGGATGGCGGCGAGAAACGCCACTATGAGGTTCCGGGTCTCTACGAGATCACCGGTCACATCGACGCCTCAGATGTTCCGGTGCGCGGCAGCGTCGTGGTCGAGCCCGGCGTCACCATCACTTCGATGCGCAGCAAAAAAATGCGTCCGATCAACTTGACATGTGTGCGCCTCGCACCCGGTACGCCGGCAGCCGCCGCACAGCAACGGCGGCTGAGCTTCCTCAAGCAGGTTGACGACGATCAGATGCTCATCAACTTTCGACGGGCCGCCCACATGGACACCAAAGGTGCTCCGGAGATGATCGGCTGGGACACACCCGATTCGAATCTGCGCGGCCACACCACGGGCCACTATCTCTCGGCGCTCGCACTCGCATGGGCGGCAACAGGAGACGAGACGGTGCATTCCAAATTGAGTTACATGGTGCACAGCCTCGGGGAGGTTCAAGCTGCATTTCGAGGGCAGCCGGGTATCCACGAAGGGTTTCTCAGCGCCTATGATGAGTCACAGTTCGACCTCTTGGAACGTTACACTCCCTATCCCGAGATCTGGGCACCGTACTACACGCTCCATAAGATACTTGCTGGCCTGCTCGATTCCTATCGGTATGCGGGAAACCGTCAGGCGCTCGAGATCGCGATCGGAGTGGGGCACTGGGTTTACAATCGTCTTTCTCAGCTCGATCCGATCCAGCTGAAGAAGATGTGGGCGATGTACATCGCCGGAGAGTTCGGCGGCATGAACGAGTCTCTCGCAATGCTCGGAGCCATCACCGGCGAGGAATCCTTCGTCAAGGCGGCCAGGTTCTTCGACAACGATAAGCTGATCTTCCCTGCGCTGCAGAAGGTGGACGCGCTGGGCACGCTTCATGCCAACCAGCACATACCTCAAGTGATCGGTGCACTGTCCCTCTACGGGGTCACCCATGAGGAGAGCTACTATCAGGTCGCAGAGTTCTTCTGGCACTCGGTAGTCGCTCACCATATCTATGCGTTCGGCGGCACCGGTGACGGCGAGATGTTCCAGCAGCCCTGTGAGATCGCCGCTAAGATAGATGAGTTCTCCGCAGAGTCCTGTGCATCGTACAACATGATCAAGTTGACGCGCGATCTGTACGAATACGAGCCCACGGCAGACAAGATGGCGTACTGCGAGAACGTGCTCATCAACCATATTCTCTCTTCGACCGACCATGAGGGCACAGGCGGCTCGACCTATTTCATGGAAACGCAGCCGGGTGCCAGGAAGGGCTTTGACACCGAGAATTCGTGCTGCCATGGAACCGGGTTGGAAAGCCAGTTCATGTACGGTCAGAGCATCTATTATCAGGGCGAGGGTCAGCTGATCGTGGCGCTCTACCTCGCGTCGCATCTCAAGACCGACGATACCGATGTCACCATCGATTGCGATTTCAACCATCCTGAGACGGTGCGGATCGCGATCGGCAGACTCGAAGGAAAGCTCGTGCTCAGGCACCCCGACTGGAGCGATCGCATGACGGTGTCGATCAATGGAGCAGCTGCTCGGATCGCAGAGAAAGACGGGTATGTCACCGTTGAGGATTCCCTCGCGCCCGGCGATGAGATCACCGTGAGGCTCAATCCCGAGCTCAGGCTCATCCCGACGCCAGACGATCCGAATCGAGTTGCGATCGGCTACGGCCCCTTTGTTCTGGCGGCGTTGAGAGACGAGACCTCCTATCAGACGCTCGACGTGAGCGATGACGCGGCACTCAAGTCGCTGCTGGTCAAGGATGCGGATTCGGTGCGCTTTTCGGCGGGCAGCGAGATATTCGTTCCGCTCTACACGATCGACGACGAATCATACGAGATCTATTTCAATCAGAGATAA
- a CDS encoding helix-turn-helix domain-containing protein: protein MGKKGWCHERRVIDSYEIICPICGALPLQIGNSRYLAGQGSFLIVPPGIEHSGFQPIETTLRFDWFHFILADLHALHDEADIARQAAYTLVLPEYSDELLIDRVSVLTNQLLDIYQRKVPQLYLDSILSCILHEVSVQTKQLAWSQAMQQHELQPVREWIRINALGQITLDQIADYFNYNKSYLSRAYKKKFGINITKEIERFRMDAAKAMLVESDDNIKAVSKAVGYSDARYFMKVFKRSCGMTPTRYRSTFHQRHFNRT, encoded by the coding sequence ATGGGAAAAAAGGGATGGTGCCATGAACGACGCGTGATCGACAGTTACGAGATCATCTGTCCGATCTGCGGTGCGCTGCCGCTCCAGATCGGAAACTCGCGCTATCTCGCAGGGCAAGGATCATTTCTGATCGTACCCCCCGGCATAGAGCACAGTGGATTCCAACCGATCGAGACCACGCTGCGCTTCGATTGGTTCCATTTCATACTTGCCGATCTCCACGCACTGCACGATGAGGCCGATATCGCACGACAGGCCGCCTACACGCTCGTGCTGCCCGAATACAGCGACGAGCTTCTGATTGATCGGGTGTCCGTTCTGACGAATCAGCTGCTTGATATCTATCAGCGCAAAGTCCCTCAACTCTATCTGGATAGCATCTTGTCGTGCATTCTGCATGAGGTGAGCGTCCAGACAAAGCAGCTCGCCTGGTCCCAAGCGATGCAACAACATGAGCTGCAGCCGGTTCGCGAGTGGATCCGCATCAACGCGCTCGGTCAGATCACACTCGACCAGATCGCCGACTATTTCAATTACAACAAGAGCTACCTGTCACGAGCATACAAGAAGAAATTCGGCATCAACATCACCAAAGAGATCGAACGCTTTCGCATGGATGCCGCCAAAGCGATGCTCGTTGAAAGCGATGACAACATCAAAGCTGTCAGCAAGGCGGTCGGGTATTCGGATGCGCGCTATTTTATGAAAGTGTTCAAACGAAGCTGCGGCATGACGCCGACCAGGTACCGCTCGACATTCCACCAGCGGCATTTCAATCGAACCTAG
- a CDS encoding PTS fructose transporter subunit IIB, with amino-acid sequence MMKLVGVCACTSGIAHTYMAKEKLVKAAASLGHQIKIETQGTIGVEDELTADEIAKADAVILAVDIKIDTSRFKGKRVMEVPTGLVLKAAKQIINKIADEVENAPEQGGSN; translated from the coding sequence ATGATGAAACTGGTTGGAGTCTGCGCGTGCACATCTGGGATCGCGCACACCTACATGGCAAAAGAAAAGCTGGTCAAGGCCGCCGCGTCACTGGGACACCAAATCAAGATCGAAACTCAGGGTACCATCGGCGTCGAAGATGAGCTGACGGCTGACGAGATCGCTAAAGCCGATGCAGTTATCCTAGCTGTCGACATCAAGATCGACACGTCGCGATTCAAAGGAAAGCGCGTGATGGAGGTGCCCACCGGTCTGGTGCTCAAAGCGGCGAAGCAGATCATCAACAAGATCGCGGACGAGGTGGAGAATGCACCTGAGCAAGGCGGTTCGAACTAG
- a CDS encoding ketose-bisphosphate aldolase translates to MLVNMTQMLGVAKEKHFAVGAFNVSESNLVRTVVETAEAQDAPAIVALHPTELEYCRDEFLKYVIARCSNSPVPFVIHMDHGDSIESIMRAVHCGFTSVMIDGSLLPLADNIAKTREVVDVCHMIGVSVEGELGTIGNTGATIEGGMSEVSYTDPTDAKTFVERTGVDTLAIAIGTCHGLYPKGVTPRLRMDVLRSILEVIDIPLVLHGGSGNPDAEIAEAVRIGIQKVNISSDYKSAFFLKAREVLAQENSGWDPNNIFPACIDAGKAVIKQKMELFGCVGAARFFREPVVPQWRQTQE, encoded by the coding sequence ATGCTTGTTAATATGACGCAGATGCTTGGAGTCGCCAAGGAGAAGCATTTCGCAGTAGGGGCGTTCAACGTCTCTGAATCCAACCTCGTGCGCACCGTCGTCGAAACGGCCGAGGCCCAGGATGCGCCGGCGATCGTTGCGCTGCATCCCACCGAGTTAGAATACTGTCGCGATGAGTTCTTGAAATACGTGATCGCACGTTGCTCGAACAGTCCGGTTCCCTTTGTCATCCATATGGACCACGGTGACTCGATCGAGAGCATCATGAGGGCCGTCCACTGTGGCTTCACCTCGGTCATGATAGACGGATCGCTGCTGCCGCTCGCGGACAACATCGCCAAGACGCGCGAGGTCGTTGACGTCTGTCATATGATCGGCGTCTCCGTCGAAGGTGAGCTGGGAACCATCGGCAACACCGGAGCCACGATAGAGGGCGGCATGAGCGAGGTCAGCTACACTGATCCAACGGATGCGAAGACCTTTGTGGAGCGCACGGGCGTTGACACGCTTGCGATCGCGATCGGCACCTGCCACGGCCTGTATCCCAAAGGCGTTACACCGAGGCTCCGCATGGATGTGCTTCGCTCGATCCTCGAGGTCATCGATATCCCCTTGGTCTTGCATGGCGGTTCGGGCAATCCAGATGCGGAGATCGCCGAGGCGGTGCGCATCGGTATCCAAAAGGTGAATATCTCCTCCGACTACAAGAGCGCCTTCTTCTTGAAAGCTCGCGAGGTACTTGCACAGGAGAATTCCGGCTGGGATCCGAACAATATCTTCCCCGCATGCATCGACGCCGGAAAAGCGGTCATCAAGCAGAAGATGGAGCTATTCGGTTGCGTAGGCGCGGCCAGATTCTTCCGTGAGCCGGTGGTGCCTCAGTGGCGTCAGACTCAGGAGTGA
- a CDS encoding glycoside hydrolase family 127 protein, with amino-acid sequence MSDSKATSTTQNKTSAHVTIKDAFWSKRIDLVLTQMLPFQWRVLNDAEPDVPKSGAIQNFKIAAGEATGEFYGMVFQDTDLHKWLEAAAYALELTQDPELKAHADEAWRLIAKAQMDDGYVDTYFQIKAPEYRWTSLQDNHELYTAGHLIEAGVAYHQATGSQIAFDVITKLADLLVKRFLTDGTAGVPGHPEIELALMRLYHLTGKDAYYRLARHFVLSRGQKPSYFEAETADRREKKIPNWLDIAYNHGEVDMEEPVDLAYYVASKPLIDQNIAEGHAVRAGYLYAGLADVAAASQDDAIKAAALRLWHNLADTQMYVTGGIGSTNMCEGFTHEYDLPNESNYCETCAGISLILFARRLQMFSSDSQFADVIERDLYNNTLGSMSMDATRFYYRNELERWGAKIARAGRPGWHACACCPPNLARLILSLNRYLYHEVGATHYVDQFIGSTYRSDGVAWSMSSTMPESGCVKLMVEAWAAGHELAVRIPAWSQRFRLELNGRPLHAGIDFVLSQGYALVLEELKSGDELELKLDMAVKTVHVNSRVKYDAGKVALMRGPLVYCAEEADNHIDDFWNVVVPADAVWSENAHPTFPDVRCLTGTVRYAASTTPALYSYDEPEIRSIPLTLVPFYTRYNRSLGAMQVYFRQDSRLR; translated from the coding sequence ATGAGTGATTCAAAAGCCACGTCGACCACGCAAAACAAAACGAGCGCTCACGTGACAATCAAGGATGCCTTCTGGAGCAAGCGCATCGATCTGGTGCTGACGCAGATGCTCCCGTTTCAATGGCGCGTGCTCAATGATGCCGAACCGGATGTTCCCAAGTCAGGGGCCATCCAGAATTTCAAGATCGCGGCAGGGGAGGCGACCGGGGAGTTCTACGGCATGGTGTTTCAAGATACCGACCTGCACAAGTGGTTGGAAGCGGCCGCCTATGCGTTGGAGCTGACTCAAGATCCCGAGCTCAAAGCGCATGCCGATGAGGCTTGGCGCCTGATCGCCAAGGCTCAGATGGACGACGGATATGTGGATACCTACTTTCAGATCAAGGCACCAGAGTACCGCTGGACATCGCTACAGGATAACCATGAGCTCTACACTGCGGGACATCTGATCGAGGCTGGAGTAGCCTACCATCAGGCGACCGGTAGTCAAATCGCGTTCGACGTGATCACAAAGCTCGCAGATTTGCTCGTGAAGCGCTTTCTCACCGATGGCACCGCCGGGGTACCCGGTCATCCGGAGATCGAGCTGGCGCTCATGCGGCTATACCACCTGACGGGCAAAGATGCGTACTACCGGCTTGCGCGGCATTTTGTGCTTTCCCGCGGCCAGAAGCCGAGCTACTTCGAGGCAGAGACCGCGGATCGGCGAGAGAAGAAGATCCCGAACTGGCTTGATATCGCTTACAATCACGGCGAGGTGGACATGGAGGAACCGGTCGATCTCGCGTACTATGTGGCGTCTAAGCCTCTGATCGATCAGAACATAGCCGAGGGTCACGCCGTGCGCGCCGGCTATCTTTATGCCGGCTTGGCCGATGTGGCCGCTGCGAGCCAAGATGACGCGATCAAAGCCGCCGCTCTTCGACTATGGCACAATCTGGCAGATACGCAGATGTATGTGACCGGTGGCATCGGTTCGACGAATATGTGTGAAGGGTTCACCCATGAGTACGATCTGCCCAACGAGAGCAACTACTGTGAAACCTGCGCAGGTATCTCGCTGATCCTGTTCGCACGCCGACTTCAGATGTTCTCTTCGGATAGCCAGTTTGCCGATGTGATCGAGCGGGATCTCTACAACAACACACTCGGCAGCATGTCGATGGATGCGACGAGGTTCTACTACCGTAACGAGCTCGAGCGCTGGGGCGCCAAGATCGCGCGGGCGGGAAGGCCCGGCTGGCATGCATGCGCGTGCTGTCCGCCGAATCTTGCGCGTCTGATTCTCTCGCTCAATCGGTATCTCTATCACGAGGTAGGTGCTACGCACTATGTCGACCAGTTCATCGGAAGCACCTATCGCAGCGATGGGGTGGCTTGGTCGATGAGCAGCACTATGCCTGAGAGCGGCTGTGTGAAGCTGATGGTCGAGGCATGGGCAGCTGGCCATGAGCTCGCTGTGCGCATCCCCGCATGGAGCCAGAGATTCCGCTTGGAGCTGAATGGCAGGCCGCTGCATGCCGGCATCGACTTCGTGCTGAGCCAAGGTTATGCGCTGGTGCTCGAAGAGCTGAAGTCGGGTGACGAGCTGGAGCTCAAGCTTGATATGGCTGTCAAGACCGTGCACGTGAACTCACGCGTCAAATACGATGCGGGCAAAGTCGCCCTCATGCGGGGCCCGTTGGTCTACTGCGCCGAGGAAGCTGACAATCATATCGACGACTTCTGGAATGTGGTCGTGCCCGCAGATGCCGTCTGGTCTGAGAATGCGCATCCCACGTTCCCCGACGTGCGGTGCCTCACAGGTACGGTCCGATACGCCGCGTCGACCACTCCAGCTCTGTACAGCTATGATGAGCCCGAGATCAGATCTATTCCATTGACGCTCGTGCCGTTCTACACGCGCTACAATCGTTCGCTCGGGGCGATGCAGGTCTACTTTCGGCAGGATTCCCGTCTCAGATGA
- a CDS encoding MurR/RpiR family transcriptional regulator, with protein sequence MQRKGSVINEICTLYDRLSDRERHIADFVLAKQTDVPTMTTREIASESRTSAATVSRFVRHLGYESFSDLRDALLRENGSGAGASMASQVISVDAPRAAMETVLLAKKRELLDTLDLIDEGELVHAVRLIEGAVSIVFAAVGNTIPAGLSASFLLSELGLRAQCAPTTEAMMLSSMSLTGRDVLVFISKSGHSKRLNKMMDNALDSETPTIVITNVPDSPLARRSSCVLHAATRDKVLSGDLPFSHNSINFIVEVIFLLLCSDVPNFKARAGLLWKSLGEDKGVSEEVF encoded by the coding sequence ATGCAGCGAAAAGGCAGCGTCATCAACGAGATCTGCACACTCTACGATCGCTTGAGCGATCGCGAACGGCATATTGCGGATTTCGTGCTCGCGAAGCAGACCGACGTCCCGACGATGACGACACGCGAGATAGCGTCCGAGAGCAGAACATCTGCGGCGACGGTGTCGCGGTTCGTTCGCCATCTCGGATACGAGAGCTTCTCTGATCTGCGCGATGCCCTGCTGCGCGAGAACGGATCGGGCGCAGGCGCTTCGATGGCATCGCAGGTCATCTCTGTGGATGCGCCGCGTGCTGCCATGGAGACGGTCCTCTTGGCGAAGAAACGGGAGCTTTTGGACACGCTCGACCTCATCGATGAGGGTGAGCTTGTGCATGCGGTTCGGCTCATCGAAGGCGCGGTCTCCATCGTGTTCGCGGCTGTGGGCAACACGATCCCCGCCGGTCTCTCGGCGTCATTTCTTCTTTCCGAGTTGGGTCTTCGCGCGCAGTGCGCCCCCACCACCGAGGCCATGATGCTTTCCTCTATGTCGCTCACCGGGCGTGATGTCCTGGTTTTCATCTCGAAATCCGGCCACTCGAAACGGCTGAACAAGATGATGGACAATGCGCTTGATTCGGAGACTCCCACGATCGTGATCACGAACGTACCCGATTCGCCGCTGGCGCGTCGCTCGTCCTGCGTGCTGCATGCGGCGACACGCGATAAGGTGCTCTCGGGAGATCTGCCGTTTTCGCATAACTCGATCAACTTCATCGTTGAGGTCATCTTCTTGCTGCTATGCTCCGATGTGCCCAACTTCAAGGCGAGAGCCGGTCTTTTGTGGAAGTCGCTGGGAGAGGATAAGGGCGTATCAGAAGAGGTCTTCTAG